The DNA region ACATGGCACTGCCTGAGGTAGAGAAATGGAAGCTTTTGATGATGATAAAATGAAATTGATCTGTGGATTAACACATTTTATTTCTGAAATGATTGAAGAAAAGATACAGTATTGAAGTATAAGAATAACAACTAAGTACATAATCAAATAGTATATTAAATCTTCATATACCTACATGAatttcagaaaagaaaaaaaaaaggttaagaaaatgaattttttttaacaatctgtGGGAAGAGGATAGTGACAGAATCTATCATTCTTCATACATAGAAAGAACCTTTCATAAGCATCCGCCATTTTAGTAGCAGTAAACATTGATAATGCATGTTGTCTACAAGCAATCCCTTTGTTCTTCAACACTTTTGCCCCATCTTTTATCACTGATTTCAATGCTTCAACAAAGGACTCTACATTGGGTGAAAATGTGTATCCATAACTTCGGTTCACAACTACTGACCCAACTATGCTAGGATAATTTGGTGTCAAAACTGGTTTCCCACAATGCATTGCTTCCATCAACGTAAGATCGAGCCCTTGAGGTCTTAATGTCGGGTTTACAAAGACATCGATCGCGTTGTAGAACTCGGAAAGCTCAGAAGGCTCCAATGCACCTAAAACTTTCACATTTGAGCCTAACTCTGCATATCTTTTTCCCCATGGACCAGATCCCGCAACAAGTAGATAAACACCAGTGTTTGTTTTGGTAATCTTTGAGAAAGCTTCATGTAGAAGTGGATGGCCTTTGTCTCTAACTAAACGTCCGGCAACCCCCATTACGATGCTTGCATTTATGGGGATACCGTGCTTTTTCCGGAACCTTGTGCCGGATTCAGGATCATGAACAAATTTGGTCTCATCAACACCATTAAGTATCACATGGACATTCCTTTGAGGGAGTTGATAGATGTTAACTAGTACTTCACCAGCACTCTTGCTGATACATATATGTTGTGTATAGCTCGGGAAAAACCGGATTTCGTCGACTAATCTCGGCATTGCTTCGTGAAGTTCACTTACT from Gossypium hirsutum isolate 1008001.06 chromosome A04, Gossypium_hirsutum_v2.1, whole genome shotgun sequence includes:
- the LOC107948720 gene encoding uncharacterized protein, which translates into the protein MGSKHQSSRSSSSSSSPSICFSNRFSTILTVTILFTSLYLFISPIKHGSEPLARTIMETGFNGDLRDANFPWNSLCFGNNFEKLKLAVFSKTWPIGAAPGGMERHAATLYHALAAKGHEIHVFTVPSDRMPHIDIHQGNLHVYFAANDHGSVNCSLAFEIFNTINANGQFDYVHTESVSLPHWRAKMVPHVAVTWHGIWYEIMHSKLFEELVFNSQETIPKPVSELHEAMPRLVDEIRFFPSYTQHICISKSAGEVLVNIYQLPQRNVHVILNGVDETKFVHDPESGTRFRKKHGIPINASIVMGVAGRLVRDKGHPLLHEAFSKITKTNTGVYLLVAGSGPWGKRYAELGSNVKVLGALEPSELSEFYNAIDVFVNPTLRPQGLDLTLMEAMHCGKPVLTPNYPSIVGSVVVNRSYGYTFSPNVESFVEALKSVIKDGAKVLKNKGIACRQHALSMFTATKMADAYERFFLCMKNDRFCHYPLPTDC